The Thermodesulfobacteriota bacterium genome includes the window GGATCTCCTGCCGGTGGATCTCCGGCAGGCCGTAGACCGCCTCAGACAGCAGGTCGGTTGCCGTGTGCAGCTGGTACCACGCCTCGTAGACAGCCGGCTCCCGGAGCCGGAAGTCGGCGCTGAGGTCGACCACCCGGCGACCAGCGGCCAGGAGTCCGGGCACGACAGCCATGGCCGTCTGGTGGGGCACGGCCAGGAAGAACAGCTCGGCGCTCTCCGCCAGCGAGGCGGCTGGAGGCTCGACGAAGGACAGATCGGTCCTGCCCTTGAGGTGGGGGAAAACGGCTGCCACCGGCTGGCCGGCGTGCTGCCGGGAGGTGGCCAGGGTGACGTCAATCCCAGGGTGGGAGCACGCCAAGCGCAACAGCTCGACGCCGGTATACCCCGAGGCGCCGACAATGCCAACGCGCACCATGTGCGTATCCTCCGCCAACGAAAAACGGGGAAGCCCATCCCTGGATCTTCCCCGTGCAATCGAATCCTTGTCGCCGGCCGCTGCCGGCTGTACCCCTAACGCTTCGAGTACTGGAAGCGGGCGCGCGCCGACCGCTGGCCGTACTTCTTGCGCTCCTTGGCCCGGGGATCACGGGTGAGGAGCCCTGCCTTCTTCAAGGTCAGCCGATGCTCGGCATCCACACCAAGGAGGGCCTTGGCGATGCCATGGCACAGGGCGGATGCCTGGGCCACCTTGCCTCCCCCCCGCACCGTGGCCAGGATGTCAAAGCGGCCGCCGGTCTCGGTCAGCTCCAGGGGGCGCTCGATGCCCTTGTGGGTGAAGCCACCGCCGAAATAGACCTCAGGCTCCTGGTCATTGACCGTGATCCGTCCCGAGCCCGGCTGCAGCCAGACCCGGGCCACGGCCGTCTTGCGCTTTCCGGTCGCGTAGTAGCGTGTTGCCGTCATGCTGTTTCTCCGTCCGCATGGCCCTTGACGGGGGCGGTTCTTCTCCTGGCTTACAGACTGAGCTCTTCCGGTTGCTGGGCCTGGTGGGGGTGATCCGGTCCGGCGTAGATCTTGAGCTTCTTGAGCTGCTTGCGGCCCAAAGAGGTCTTGGGCAGCATCCCCCGCACCGCCCGCCGCAGCACCTCTGTCGGCTTCTTGGCCATGAGCTGCCGGGGAGTGGTTTCCTTCAGGCCGCCGAGGTAGCCGGTATGGCGATAATACACCTTGTCGTCCATCTTGTTGCCGGTCAGGCGGATCTTGTCGGCATTGACGACGACGATGAAATCGCCGACATCCATGAACGGCGCGTAGCCGGGCTTGTGCTTGCCCCGGAGCCGGAAGGCGATCTCGGCCGCCATCCGGCCGAGCACCTGATCCTGGGCATCCACCACGAACCACTTCCGCTCCACGTCCTTGACCGGAATAAGCAATGTCTTCATCGGTCGTTCCCTACCCTGTGGGATTGCATCGGGGAGGCTTTCTCCCCGGAAGAAGCAAAAAGGTCCGAACCGGGTTCGGACCTCACACCTTCTGGCCTGCCTGCCGGCCCCGTGCCGCCGTATCGCCGGGGCTCAAGGCGTTTGGAGCGGGAAACGGGATTCGAACCCGCGACTTCAACCTTGGCAAGGTTGCACTCTACCACTGAGTTATTCCCGCTCTCGAAGCACGGTCGCGCCGTGAAGGCCCCGATATAACCAGGAACCGAGTGCCTTGTCAACAGCAAAAACCCGCGGCGCCCGGCCGCCGCAATCCGCCCCCAGCAACCCTTTTCAGGCCTCGTCCGCGGCTCCGGTGTGGCGGAAGACCCAGCGGTTCACCACGTCGAAAACCTTTTCCCGCTTGATGGGCTTGGAGATGTAATCGTTCATACCGGCAGCCAGACACTTCTCCTCATCGCCCTTCATGGCCTCGGCGGTCATGGCCACGATGGGCAACCGGTCGAAGCCCTTCTGGCGAATGAGCGCGGTGGCTTCCCGGCCGTCCATGATGGGCATCCGCACGTCCATGAACACCAAGTCGTACCGGTTGGCGGTCACCTTGTCCACCGCCTCCTGGCCGTTGGCCGCCACCTCCACCTGGTAGCCACCGTTGGTGAGCATGCGCAGCGCCAGCTTCTGGTTCACCGGGTTGTCCTCCACCAGGAGGATCATCACCTGCCGCTTCCGCTCCTCGGTCACGTTGTGGTTGGTGACCAGATCCCGCTCTGCCCTGGGGCCGACATCCGGCACGCCCTTGGTCAGGGTGGTGCCGAGGATATCGAGGAAGCGCTGCCGACGCACCGGCTTGGTGGTGAAGGCGTTGAAGCCGGCCTCCTGGCACTGCCTGGAGATGCGCTCCACCGTCGACGACAGGGCCACCAGGGGCAGGCCGGCCAGGTCCTGCCGGGCGCGGATCTGGCGGGCCAGCTCCATGCCGGACAGGTCCCCCATCTGCACGTCCAGCACCGCCAGATCGAAAGGGCGCCCCTCACGGAAGGCATCCTGCAGGACGGTCAGAACCGCCCCGGGCTGCTCCAGGGCCGTGGCCTCCATGCCGGCGGCCTGCAGGAGGTGCGCAAGGATCTGCAGGTGGTTGCGGTTGTCGTCCGCCACCAGAGCCCGCCGCCCGGTCAGCTCCGCGGGCCGGGTGCGGGCCACCGCTGCCTCCGGCGCCCGACCCAGCCAGCAGGTGAAGTGGAAGGTGCTGCCCACGCCCACCTGGCTGGTCACCCAGACATCGCCGCGCATGGCCTGGGAGATCTTCTTGCAAATGGACAGGCCCAGTCCGGTGCCGCCGTATTGCCGGGATGTGGAGCCGTCCGCCTGCTCGAAGGCCTCGAAGATCTTGGCCTGCTTGTCCTCCGGGATGCCGATACCGGTGTCCCGGACGGTGAGATAGAGCCGGATGCCGTCCACCGTCTCCTCGGCCACCGAGGCGGCCAGCTCGATCTCGCCCTGGTCCGTGAACTTGGGGGCATTGCCCATGAGGTTGGTCAGCACCTGCCGGAAGCGGTGCGGGTCGCCGAAGGCCCGGGCCGGGAAGTCGTCGGACACCCGGCACAAGAGCTCGATGGGCTTGGTGCCAATCCGGACCTTCATGAGATCCACCACGTCGTAGACCGAGACCTCGGGATCGAACTCGATGTTCTCGAACTCCATCTTGCCGGCTTCGATCTTGGAGAAGTCGAGAATGTCGTTGATGAGGGCCAGGAGGTTCTCGCCGCTCTGCTTGATGGTGCCGGCAAAATCCCGCTGCTCGTCGGTGAGCTCGGAATCCATGAGCATGTCCGTGAAGCCGATGATGGCGTTCATGGGGGTGCGGATCTCGTGGCTCATGGTGGCCAAAAAGACGCTCTTGGCCTTGCTCGCCTCCTCGGCGATCCGGCGGGCCTCTTCCAGCTCCCGGTTCTGGCTCTCGATGCTCTTGGCATACTCCTCCACCTTGGCCAGGGCCTCCTCGGTCTCGTCCTGGGCCTTGGCCAGCTCGAAGGACAGCTCCTTTTCATTCTGCAGGGCCTCGATCATGGCCCGGCTCATGTCGTTGGCCTCTTTCTCCGCCTTCTTGAACTCGGTGACATCCAGGACCTGCACCACCACCCCTTCCAACTCCTGGCTCGCCAGGGGAAAGAGGTGGTATTCGTAGATGGTCTCGTCCGCCGCCTCTTCCTCGATCTTGTCCCGCCGCTTGAGATCCAATACCCGCGCCAGCACCGGCTCGCAGTTGGCCCGCCAGCCGGTGTCGGCCAGGCTCGAGATCCTCACCCCCAGCAGGATGGAAACAGGCTGGCCGTGCAGCCGCGCCGCCGTGCGGTTGAGATAGAGGATGGTGCCGTCCCTTTTCAACAGGTAGAGAGGGATGAGAATGGCATCGAGAATGCCCTGCTGCATGGCATTCTGCCAGATCTGCCCCCCGTTGGGCAGAGGAGCGGACGCGGATTCAACTGCTGCGGTCATGGCTGGCACGGTCTCGGGACGGATCAGCAGCGGCAAGGGGCGGCCCCAGAGTCCCTCGCCGATGGCACGGCCAGGGTCTCCTGCTGGCCTCCTGACGCCAGGGCAATGGATCTATCGTACAACGATGCGGATGACTTTGTGAACCGTTCCTTACGGAATCCAGTCCAGGTGCCAGAACCGGAACGCCTCAGCGGAGCGGATGATCGCCGGGTCCAAGGCGCACAGCCGGCAGAAGTGCAGGAGATGGCCCTGATTGGCCGAGATGACGTGGAGGGAGGCCCGGGAGGAGGTGGAGAAGTTCTCGTGCACGGCAACGTGGCCTTGCTCGGCCCAGGAGATCGCCTCGGCCAGCTCGGCCAGGACAAAAAAGCGCACCGGCAGCTCGGCGGCCAGCGCCGCCATGCGACCGGTGAGTCTCTCCTGCGCCATGCCTTGCCCCTTGCCCATCGCGTGTCCCCCGGACGAGAGCGTCAACCTTCCTTTCGGTCGTCGCTTGCAGGAACTTGAGGGCGCGGTCGGGCAACTTCCTTGTTGCCTTGCCCGGTCCGGAACTGATACATAGATACACCCGGGGCGGGCAGCCCGATCCCGAGCCGTGCTCCCGGTCGCCAGCCGCAACCGGGGCCTTTTCCCCAAGAGCTGCATGGAGACTGGAAGCGTCATGACCGCGCCCACGCCCCGGCAGGCCCACACCCTGCGCACCACTGCCGAGACCCGGGTCGAGGCCACCCTGGTTCTGGATGGCAGTGGCCGGGCCGAGGTGGCCACCGGGGTCCCTTTTCTCGATCACATGCTGGTGCTGTTCGCGGTGCATGGCCTTTTTGACCTGACCCTCAAGGCTGCAGGCGACGTGGAGATCGATGATCACCACACCGTGGAGGATGTGGGCATCGTTCTGGGCCAGGTCTTAAGCCAGGCCCTGGGGGACCGCCGCGGCATTCGTCGCTACGGCCAGGCCACCGTGCCCATGGACGAAACCCTGGCCCGGGTGGCGGTGGATCTCTCCAACCGCCCCTATCTGCACCTGACCGCCAGCTACCCCCACGCCCAGGTGGGTCGCTTCGACACCGGTCTGGTGCGGGAGCTCCTGCGCGCCCTTTGCCAGCACGGCGGCCTGACCCTGCATGTGGAGGTGCCGTACGGTGCTGACGGCCACCACATGATCGAGGCCCAGTTCAAGGCCCTGGGCCGGGCCCTGGACGAGGCCTCGAGCCTGGATCCCCGGCGGGTCGGCCTCCCCTCCTCCAAGGGCTTGTTGTGATGGAGCCCCTTCCCTTTCCCCACGAGGCCGCTGCCGTGAACGACAAGCTGTTGCGCCCCTGCCTGCCCATCCTTCTGGTTGCCGCAAGCCTTCTGATCGCCGCCTGTCAGGGGACCCTGCCGCCGCCACCCAGCCAGCCGGTGGCGGCGGTGGAGCATCTGGCGGTGCTGCCGGTGGAGCCGGCTGCCGACCAGGCCCGCCGCCTGGCGACCGGTGTCGAAACGGTGAACCGGCTGGTCCGCGAGGCCACGGTCCGGATGCCCGGGGTGCGGGTCCTGTCCCCGGATCAGGTGGAGAGCATTGGCACCGGCCTGTATGCGGACCGGCGGCGCACCGCCCTCCAGGTTGGACGGGAGGTGGGGGCCGAGGCGGTGCTCACCGGCGTGGTGCACCGCTTCGACGAGCGGCAGGGCGGCGAGTATGCCATTGAGGCACCGGCGTCGGTGGATCTGGAGCTGGAGCTGATGGCAGTGGCCAGCGGCCAGATCCTCTGGTCGACCCGGATCACCGAAACCCAGACCGGGGCCCTGGAGAACCTGCTGACCTTTTTCTCGTCCAAGCGAGGCCTGCGCTGGGTGACGGCGGAGGAGCTGGCCCGGGAGGGCATCGAAGAGCGGCTCCGGGAATGCCCGTATCTGAGGAGCCCTGGCACCGAGGGCCAGTGACCGGCAAGCTCTGGCAGGGATTGCGCCGGCGGGTCGGCCAGGCCATGCACCGCTACCGGATGCTGGCCGACGGCGACCGGGTGCTGGTGGCGGTATCCGGCGGGGTGGACAGCCTGTTCCTGGTCTGGCTGCTGGCCGCCTGGCGGGCCAAGGCCCCCATCGACTACCACCTTGCCGCCGTGCACCTGGACATGGGCTTCGAGCCGGCCACCGGACCGGCGGTCCGCCAGCGGCTGGCTGGCCAAGGGGTGCCCTTTTCGGTCATCGACACCGACTTCGGGGCGCGAGCCGCCGCCGAGGAGGCCCGCTCCGCCTGCTTCCACTGCGCCCGCCGGCGCCGCAACCGCCTGTTCGAGATCGCCCGCCAGGAAGGCTGCAACAAGATTGCCTTCGGCCACCATGCCGGCGACCTCATCGAGACCTTCTTTCTCAATCTCTTCTACAGCGGCAACCTCTCCACCATGGTGCCCCGCCAGGACCTCTTCGGCGGCCGGCTGGCCATCATCCGCCCCCTGGCCTTCCTGGACAAGGCCGCCATCACCGCCGCGGCTGGCGAGCTGAGCCTGGACGCCGTCGCCAACCCGTGTCCGCTGGCCGCCACCAGCCGGCGGGCCGGGATCCGCCTGCTCCTGGACGGCCTGACCCGGGACAACCCCCGCCTCAAAGCCAACATCCTGGCTGGCCTGGCCAACGTCCGCCCGGATTACCTGCTGGCCCCCCGGTGAAAACCAGCGCTCGTTGTCTGCCCTGCTTCCGGCGCCAGGCAGAAGGGGTGCTCCATCGCGCCGGGCTGGCGCCGGAGGCTGCCCGGCCAGCGATGGCAGCGGTTGAGGCCTGGCTGGCCCAGGTGCAGCCACAGCTCAGTCCGCCGGAAAACGCCGCCAGCCTTTACCGCCTGCTGGCTGCCATCCTGCACGACCCGGATCCCTTCCGGACGATGAAAAAGGCGGCCAACCGTTTGGCCCTGGACCTCCTGCCCCGCCTGCAGAGGATGATGCCGGTCCAGGGGGACCGCCTGGCGGCCGCGGTGCGCCTGGCCATCGCCGGCAATGTCATCGACTGCGGTGC containing:
- the rpsI gene encoding 30S ribosomal protein S9, with translation MTATRYYATGKRKTAVARVWLQPGSGRITVNDQEPEVYFGGGFTHKGIERPLELTETGGRFDILATVRGGGKVAQASALCHGIAKALLGVDAEHRLTLKKAGLLTRDPRAKERKKYGQRSARARFQYSKR
- the rplM gene encoding 50S ribosomal protein L13 encodes the protein MKTLLIPVKDVERKWFVVDAQDQVLGRMAAEIAFRLRGKHKPGYAPFMDVGDFIVVVNADKIRLTGNKMDDKVYYRHTGYLGGLKETTPRQLMAKKPTEVLRRAVRGMLPKTSLGRKQLKKLKIYAGPDHPHQAQQPEELSL
- a CDS encoding response regulator; its protein translation is MQQGILDAILIPLYLLKRDGTILYLNRTAARLHGQPVSILLGVRISSLADTGWRANCEPVLARVLDLKRRDKIEEEAADETIYEYHLFPLASQELEGVVVQVLDVTEFKKAEKEANDMSRAMIEALQNEKELSFELAKAQDETEEALAKVEEYAKSIESQNRELEEARRIAEEASKAKSVFLATMSHEIRTPMNAIIGFTDMLMDSELTDEQRDFAGTIKQSGENLLALINDILDFSKIEAGKMEFENIEFDPEVSVYDVVDLMKVRIGTKPIELLCRVSDDFPARAFGDPHRFRQVLTNLMGNAPKFTDQGEIELAASVAEETVDGIRLYLTVRDTGIGIPEDKQAKIFEAFEQADGSTSRQYGGTGLGLSICKKISQAMRGDVWVTSQVGVGSTFHFTCWLGRAPEAAVARTRPAELTGRRALVADDNRNHLQILAHLLQAAGMEATALEQPGAVLTVLQDAFREGRPFDLAVLDVQMGDLSGMELARQIRARQDLAGLPLVALSSTVERISRQCQEAGFNAFTTKPVRRQRFLDILGTTLTKGVPDVGPRAERDLVTNHNVTEERKRQVMILLVEDNPVNQKLALRMLTNGGYQVEVAANGQEAVDKVTANRYDLVFMDVRMPIMDGREATALIRQKGFDRLPIVAMTAEAMKGDEEKCLAAGMNDYISKPIKREKVFDVVNRWVFRHTGAADEA
- the hisB gene encoding imidazoleglycerol-phosphate dehydratase HisB, yielding MTAPTPRQAHTLRTTAETRVEATLVLDGSGRAEVATGVPFLDHMLVLFAVHGLFDLTLKAAGDVEIDDHHTVEDVGIVLGQVLSQALGDRRGIRRYGQATVPMDETLARVAVDLSNRPYLHLTASYPHAQVGRFDTGLVRELLRALCQHGGLTLHVEVPYGADGHHMIEAQFKALGRALDEASSLDPRRVGLPSSKGLL
- a CDS encoding ATP-binding protein — its product is MPVSEEPWHRGPVTGKLWQGLRRRVGQAMHRYRMLADGDRVLVAVSGGVDSLFLVWLLAAWRAKAPIDYHLAAVHLDMGFEPATGPAVRQRLAGQGVPFSVIDTDFGARAAAEEARSACFHCARRRRNRLFEIARQEGCNKIAFGHHAGDLIETFFLNLFYSGNLSTMVPRQDLFGGRLAIIRPLAFLDKAAITAAAGELSLDAVANPCPLAATSRRAGIRLLLDGLTRDNPRLKANILAGLANVRPDYLLAPR